Proteins encoded together in one Micromonospora kangleipakensis window:
- a CDS encoding DUF6461 domain-containing protein — MTLTATDYAWFPERFSALAEAYCLTLVERVSPVELLDRLDARERRVLTGVDALVEPAYGAWEDGGGDDAFVGVAAVGDWSLVVEPNGLLGVTEAVLTPLSRGRTVVSHFRNVNALNLFFWYVDGDLRLQFEPLFPDSRVGSDPDGLVEVMRRVGFDLDGDDYDRCDEAAFALAAHLTGVRFTADLLASAEYLCGTVRLPGR, encoded by the coding sequence GTGACCCTCACCGCGACCGACTACGCGTGGTTCCCCGAACGATTCTCCGCGCTGGCCGAGGCGTACTGCCTGACCCTGGTCGAGCGGGTGTCCCCGGTCGAGCTGCTGGACCGGCTCGACGCCCGCGAGCGGCGCGTGCTCACCGGCGTGGACGCCCTCGTCGAGCCGGCCTACGGCGCGTGGGAGGACGGTGGCGGCGACGACGCGTTCGTGGGCGTCGCCGCCGTCGGCGACTGGTCGCTGGTCGTCGAGCCGAACGGCCTGCTCGGTGTCACCGAGGCGGTGCTGACGCCGCTGTCGCGGGGCCGCACGGTCGTCTCCCACTTCCGCAACGTCAACGCCCTCAACCTCTTCTTCTGGTACGTCGACGGCGACCTCCGACTGCAGTTCGAACCGCTCTTTCCGGACAGTCGGGTCGGCAGCGATCCCGACGGGCTGGTCGAGGTGATGCGAAGGGTCGGGTTCGACCTCGACGGCGACGACTACGACCGGTGCGACGAGGCGGCGTTCGCCCTCGCCGCGCACCTGACCGGGGTGCGGTTCACCGCGGACCTGCTCGCCTCGGCGGAGTACCTGTGCGGCACCGTCCGGCTGCCCGGCCGCTGA
- a CDS encoding asparagine synthetase B family protein, with amino-acid sequence MCGIALSIGPEADPATFRRMLAVLAPRGEVTETRQENGLLAGVRRLRIVDRHRALQPWVSPDQRYLLCYNGEVFNHFELRVELTRLGYAFRGGSDTEVVLAAFLRWGEDAVRRLRGEYALAVVERATGRAYLARDPLGVKPLYWARSPGCLHLASEVKALVGHGAPISEVPPGHHGWAEPDGTVRLRPHVDLLTLGVGLPVIDDPDEAALLVRVALTDSIRMRVDTDLTVGVVLSGGLDSSLALLHAHRMHPDCLAITVGVPDSPDVAYARRFAADLGVPHEVVELRPRDIRLADVREAIRISELTEYGDIINAVVSVPIFRRLRELGVKVVLTGDGADELFGGYPMYRRVGPERSRRLVLHKIRNLCRTELQRVDRTSMDHGVEARVPFLDLSVVELAMRLPLELKMRDGQEKWIVRRAFADVLPDYVRRRPKNPMSYSSGLHERARLYKPLFARLHRSFGYDLLEPVRRDFDSLLTRCGNDLDRAIADGLARPDYTVLEHARDLVGAARWNAAPVVRRLVGPRRTRGGDEAPLPG; translated from the coding sequence ATGTGCGGCATCGCGCTCAGCATCGGTCCGGAGGCCGACCCGGCCACCTTCCGCCGGATGCTGGCCGTCCTCGCCCCGCGCGGCGAGGTCACCGAGACGCGGCAGGAGAACGGCCTGCTGGCCGGCGTCCGGCGGCTGCGGATCGTCGACCGACACCGCGCGCTGCAGCCCTGGGTCTCGCCCGACCAGCGGTACCTGCTCTGCTACAACGGCGAGGTCTTCAACCACTTCGAGCTGCGCGTGGAGCTGACGCGGCTCGGGTACGCGTTCCGGGGCGGGAGCGACACCGAGGTGGTGCTGGCCGCCTTCCTGCGCTGGGGCGAGGACGCGGTGCGCCGGCTGCGCGGGGAGTACGCCCTCGCCGTCGTGGAGCGGGCCACCGGCCGGGCCTACCTGGCCCGCGACCCGCTCGGGGTGAAGCCGCTCTACTGGGCCCGCAGCCCGGGCTGCCTGCACCTCGCCTCCGAGGTCAAGGCGCTGGTCGGGCACGGGGCGCCGATCAGCGAGGTGCCGCCCGGGCACCACGGCTGGGCCGAGCCCGACGGGACGGTCCGGCTGCGCCCGCACGTCGACCTGCTGACGCTGGGCGTGGGGCTGCCGGTGATCGACGACCCGGACGAGGCCGCCCTGCTCGTCCGGGTCGCGCTCACCGACAGCATCCGGATGCGGGTGGACACGGACCTGACCGTGGGCGTGGTCCTCTCCGGCGGGTTGGACAGCTCGCTGGCGCTGCTGCACGCCCACCGGATGCACCCGGACTGCCTGGCGATCACCGTCGGCGTCCCGGACAGCCCCGACGTGGCGTACGCCCGGCGGTTCGCCGCCGACCTCGGCGTGCCGCACGAGGTGGTCGAGCTGCGCCCGCGCGACATCCGGCTGGCCGACGTCCGGGAAGCGATCCGGATCTCCGAGCTGACCGAGTACGGCGACATCATCAACGCCGTGGTCTCGGTGCCGATCTTCCGCCGGCTGCGCGAGCTGGGGGTGAAGGTGGTGCTCACCGGGGACGGGGCGGACGAGCTGTTCGGCGGCTACCCGATGTACCGCCGGGTCGGCCCCGAACGGTCCCGCCGGCTCGTCCTCCACAAGATCCGCAACCTCTGTCGTACGGAGTTGCAGCGGGTCGACCGGACCAGCATGGACCACGGGGTGGAGGCTCGGGTGCCCTTCCTCGACCTGAGCGTGGTGGAGCTGGCCATGCGACTGCCGCTGGAGCTGAAGATGCGCGACGGGCAGGAGAAGTGGATCGTCCGGCGGGCGTTCGCCGACGTGCTGCCCGACTACGTCCGGCGGCGGCCGAAGAACCCGATGTCGTACTCGTCCGGGCTGCACGAGCGGGCCCGGCTGTACAAGCCGCTCTTCGCCCGGCTGCACCGGTCGTTCGGCTACGACCTGCTCGAACCCGTCCGACGGGACTTCGACAGCCTGCTCACCCGCTGCGGCAACGACCTGGACCGGGCGATCGCCGACGGGCTGGCCCGTCCCGACTACACCGTGCTGGAGCACGCCCGGGACCTGGTCGGCGCGGCGAGGTGGAACGCCGCGCCGGTGGTCCGCCGGCTGGTCGGCCCGCGCCGCACCCGGGGCGGCGACGAGGCGCCGCTGCCCGGCTGA
- a CDS encoding isocitrate lyase/PEP mutase family protein codes for MNDRYAAFHALHRPGRPLLLPNAWDAASAAALAARGHSAIGTTSLGVAAAGGKPDAAAATRDENLDLARRLRGLPVLLTVDVEGGFSDDPAAVAGYVAELAALGVVGVNLEDGRPDGTLAPPELVAAKLAAVRAAVPGLFLNARTDAWWLGVPEPLEQALHRARAYRDAGADGLFVPGAPDDTVGLLAAEVGVPLNVLHRPGGPGLAELGRLGVARVSTGSLLFRAALGAALDLADAVRAGRDGGPRAVPSYGWVQELSGRFGADHTG; via the coding sequence ATGAACGACCGGTACGCCGCCTTCCACGCCCTGCACCGGCCGGGCCGCCCGCTGCTGCTCCCCAACGCCTGGGACGCCGCCTCCGCCGCGGCGCTCGCCGCCCGGGGCCATTCGGCGATCGGCACCACCAGCCTCGGGGTCGCCGCGGCCGGCGGGAAACCCGACGCGGCGGCGGCGACCCGGGACGAGAACCTCGACCTCGCCCGGCGGCTGCGCGGGCTGCCGGTGCTGCTCACCGTCGACGTCGAGGGCGGCTTCAGCGACGACCCGGCGGCGGTGGCCGGGTACGTGGCCGAGCTGGCCGCGCTCGGCGTGGTCGGGGTCAACCTCGAGGACGGCCGCCCCGACGGCACCCTGGCCCCGCCCGAGCTGGTGGCGGCCAAGCTCGCCGCGGTGCGGGCGGCGGTGCCCGGGCTCTTCCTCAACGCCCGCACCGACGCCTGGTGGCTGGGGGTGCCCGAGCCGCTGGAGCAGGCCCTCCACCGGGCCCGGGCGTACCGGGACGCGGGCGCGGACGGGCTCTTCGTCCCCGGGGCGCCGGACGACACCGTCGGGCTGCTTGCCGCCGAGGTCGGCGTGCCGCTGAACGTGCTGCACCGACCCGGCGGCCCGGGCCTGGCCGAGCTGGGCCGGCTCGGGGTCGCCCGGGTGAGCACCGGCTCGCTGCTGTTCCGCGCGGCCCTCGGCGCGGCGCTCGACCTCGCCGACGCCGTCCGCGCCGGGCGGGACGGTGGGCCGCGGGCCGTCCCGTCGTACGGGTGGGTGCAGGAGCTGTCTGGACGGTTCGGGGCGGACCACACCGGATAG
- a CDS encoding cytochrome P450, translating into MSWSTIAATAPCGPPVPDVEGGWSVTLHADVTAVLTHPDCVVPTAPGGPPGTLAWLRGAVSRFSDREHHPARRAVGVAVLAKLDPDELRTAAGRLTEDEIDRAGGRLDVMARLARRVPLEVLAARLGLADPTAAVPAVAAVAAAYHPGATPAAVARADRAVGTLLAMSPPASPEVTANRLGLLVQACDATAGLIGAAARHVLPAPASVSTGDLLAEVLRLDPPVRATRRVATVALRLGGWEIDAGAALLLRFDAANRDPAVFAEPDRFAPGRPGRALTFGAGPRGCPGERHALALAAGVVDVLRRRCRATDAEIRHDPHPTLRVPTRLEVIPR; encoded by the coding sequence ATGAGCTGGTCGACAATCGCCGCCACGGCCCCCTGCGGGCCGCCCGTCCCCGACGTCGAGGGCGGCTGGTCCGTCACGCTGCACGCGGACGTGACCGCCGTGCTGACCCACCCCGACTGCGTGGTGCCGACCGCACCCGGCGGGCCACCGGGCACCCTGGCCTGGCTGCGTGGCGCGGTGAGCCGGTTCAGTGACCGGGAACATCACCCGGCGCGGCGCGCGGTCGGCGTGGCCGTGCTGGCGAAGCTCGACCCGGACGAGCTGCGGACCGCCGCCGGCCGGCTGACCGAGGACGAGATCGACCGGGCCGGCGGGCGGCTCGACGTGATGGCGCGCCTGGCGCGGCGCGTACCGCTGGAGGTGCTGGCGGCCCGGCTCGGCCTGGCCGACCCGACGGCGGCCGTGCCGGCGGTCGCCGCGGTGGCCGCCGCCTACCACCCGGGCGCGACCCCGGCGGCGGTGGCGCGCGCCGACCGGGCGGTCGGCACCCTGCTGGCGATGTCGCCGCCGGCCTCGCCGGAGGTCACCGCGAACCGGCTCGGGCTGCTGGTGCAGGCCTGCGACGCCACCGCCGGGCTGATCGGCGCCGCCGCCCGGCACGTCCTGCCGGCGCCGGCGTCGGTGTCGACGGGCGACCTGCTCGCCGAGGTGCTCCGGCTCGACCCGCCGGTCCGGGCCACCCGCCGGGTCGCCACCGTCGCGCTGCGGCTCGGCGGGTGGGAGATCGACGCCGGCGCCGCGCTGCTGCTCCGCTTCGACGCGGCCAACCGCGATCCGGCCGTCTTCGCCGAGCCGGACCGGTTCGCCCCGGGCCGGCCCGGCCGCGCGTTGACCTTCGGCGCCGGGCCGCGCGGGTGCCCGGGCGAGCGGCACGCCCTGGCCCTGGCCGCCGGGGTGGTCGACGTGCTGCGCCGCCGCTGCCGCGCCACGGACGCCGAGATCCGCCACGACCCCCACCCGACGCTGCGCGTCCCCACCAGACTCGAGGTGATCCCCCGATGA
- a CDS encoding ArsR/SmtB family transcription factor, producing MTTTSTDGGPVAGLAALLADRTRASFCLALLDGRAWTAGELARTAGVAASTASDHLTRLVRGGLLVEERQGRHRYVRLAGPSVAQLIEDLAGHAPAPTAPPRTLRAASAGAALAYARTCYDHLAGRLGVRLYDALLARNVLDRSGGLALTPAGLDWLAELGVPVEPLRAARRPLVRDCLDWTERRPHLAGALGAALCRRFLDLGWTVRGTGRAIRLTPIGAPALAATLHLDPADLAPAPPRDTGAGRA from the coding sequence ATGACCACCACCAGCACCGACGGCGGTCCGGTCGCCGGCCTCGCCGCGCTGCTCGCCGACCGCACCCGGGCCAGCTTCTGCCTGGCCCTGCTCGACGGGCGGGCCTGGACGGCGGGCGAGTTGGCCCGCACCGCCGGGGTGGCCGCCTCCACCGCCAGCGACCACCTCACCCGGCTGGTCCGCGGCGGGCTGCTGGTCGAGGAGCGGCAGGGCCGGCACCGGTACGTCCGCCTCGCCGGCCCGTCGGTGGCCCAGCTCATCGAGGACCTGGCCGGGCACGCCCCCGCCCCGACGGCCCCACCCCGCACCCTGCGCGCCGCGTCGGCCGGCGCCGCCCTGGCGTACGCCCGGACCTGCTACGACCACCTGGCCGGGCGGCTCGGTGTCCGGCTGTACGACGCGCTGCTGGCCCGGAACGTGCTGGACCGGTCGGGCGGCCTCGCCCTCACCCCCGCCGGGCTGGACTGGCTGGCCGAACTCGGGGTGCCGGTCGAGCCGCTGCGGGCCGCCCGGCGGCCCCTGGTCCGCGACTGTCTCGACTGGACCGAGCGCCGCCCCCACCTGGCGGGGGCGCTCGGGGCGGCGCTCTGCCGCCGCTTCCTCGACCTCGGCTGGACGGTACGCGGCACCGGCCGCGCGATCCGCCTCACCCCGATCGGCGCGCCCGCCCTCGCCGCCACCCTCCACCTCGACCCCGCCGACCTGGCTCCCGCCCCGCCCCGCGACACCGGCGCCGGCCGCGCCTAA
- a CDS encoding 2'-5' RNA ligase family protein, producing MRTVELVCSPPLEETVRAAWDRLAAAGMSSLARNIHPTNRPHLTLASVDEFPPGTERRLADLCAAALPLPARIERVEVLDGSAPLVWLVRPVPELVALHGAVWDVLAGAPGQNPWHLPGRWIPHLSLALRFRDADRRLARALAGADRPSGEFVAARSYDGETRTVSDLDGRP from the coding sequence GTGCGCACGGTCGAACTGGTCTGCTCCCCGCCCCTTGAGGAGACGGTCCGGGCGGCCTGGGACCGGCTCGCCGCCGCCGGGATGTCGAGTCTGGCCCGCAACATCCACCCCACCAACCGGCCGCACCTGACCCTCGCCTCGGTCGACGAGTTCCCGCCCGGCACCGAGCGGCGCCTCGCCGACCTCTGCGCCGCCGCGCTGCCGCTGCCGGCCCGCATCGAGCGGGTCGAGGTGCTCGACGGCAGCGCCCCGCTGGTCTGGCTGGTCCGGCCCGTACCGGAGCTGGTCGCCCTGCACGGCGCGGTCTGGGACGTGCTGGCCGGCGCGCCCGGGCAGAATCCGTGGCACCTGCCGGGGCGGTGGATCCCGCACCTGAGCCTGGCGCTGCGGTTCCGGGACGCCGACCGGCGGCTGGCCCGGGCGCTGGCCGGCGCCGACCGGCCGAGCGGGGAGTTCGTCGCGGCGCGCAGCTACGACGGCGAGACACGTACGGTCAGCGACCTCGACGGCCGGCCGTAA
- a CDS encoding nucleoside deaminase, whose translation MDALTETDERHLRRAVELAGAARDAGDGPFGSLLVDADGRVLAEEVNTERTDDDITAHPELKLARWAARQLAAETAAHSTMYTSCQPCRMCATAIERSGLGRVVYALSAEQLADLRPSAARTPVAYAGPALYDEARAPVEGP comes from the coding sequence GTGGACGCGCTGACCGAGACCGATGAACGCCACCTGCGCCGGGCGGTGGAGCTGGCCGGGGCCGCCCGGGACGCCGGGGACGGCCCGTTCGGCTCGCTGCTGGTCGACGCCGACGGGCGGGTGCTGGCGGAGGAGGTCAACACCGAGCGGACCGACGACGACATCACCGCCCACCCGGAGCTGAAGCTGGCCCGCTGGGCGGCCCGGCAGCTGGCTGCCGAGACGGCCGCGCACAGCACCATGTACACCTCCTGCCAGCCCTGCCGCATGTGCGCCACCGCCATCGAGCGCTCCGGCCTCGGGCGGGTGGTGTACGCGCTCAGCGCCGAGCAGCTGGCCGACCTGCGCCCCTCCGCGGCGCGGACGCCCGTGGCGTACGCCGGTCCGGCCCTGTACGACGAGGCCCGGGCCCCGGTCGAGGGGCCCTAG
- a CDS encoding response regulator transcription factor, with protein MIRVLLADDEELIRQALAALLGLEGDIEVVAQARDGRTAVDAARAHRPDVAVVDLEMPPPGGIEVAAELGRALPGCAVVILTGHGRPGHLRRALTAGARGFLAKGAPGGALAEVIRRVHAGERYVDPALAADALTLPPCPLTPRELETLRLAEYGTPVAVIARRTHLAAGTVRNHLAASVQKLGATDRAEAVRIAREAGWL; from the coding sequence GTGATCCGCGTGCTGCTCGCCGACGACGAGGAGCTGATCCGGCAGGCCCTCGCCGCCCTGCTCGGCCTGGAGGGCGACATCGAGGTGGTGGCCCAGGCCCGCGACGGCCGTACCGCGGTGGACGCCGCCCGGGCCCACCGGCCGGACGTCGCCGTGGTCGACCTGGAGATGCCGCCGCCGGGCGGGATCGAGGTCGCAGCGGAGCTCGGCCGGGCGCTGCCCGGTTGCGCGGTGGTGATCCTGACCGGGCACGGCCGTCCCGGCCACCTGCGCCGGGCGCTGACCGCCGGGGCCCGCGGCTTCCTGGCCAAGGGCGCCCCCGGCGGCGCGCTCGCCGAGGTGATCCGCCGGGTCCATGCCGGCGAGCGCTACGTCGACCCGGCGCTGGCCGCCGACGCGCTGACCCTGCCGCCCTGCCCGCTCACCCCGCGGGAGCTGGAGACGCTGCGGCTGGCCGAGTACGGCACCCCGGTCGCGGTGATCGCCCGGCGTACCCACCTGGCCGCCGGCACGGTCCGCAACCACCTGGCGGCCAGCGTGCAGAAGCTCGGTGCGACCGACCGGGCGGAGGCGGTCCGGATCGCCCGTGAGGCGGGCTGGCTCTAG
- a CDS encoding sensor histidine kinase, producing MTVGTAGADRRLRRARQVTLASLATSLWTSLLLPGVGLTREPDPVRLTLGAVGVAAFAVAQAGVLYAAVTPWLAQRWRHRFEVAFALVAALSVPLVGPVAAGRWPTWAWLGASLVGMTPLLLRSGAALAAALTVVTSLAVAAWTGGPVGSQLAITGGVGAGIAAVNWVQVWFWDLLVEARQGHDARARLAAAEERLRFARDVHDLLGHDLTVIALKAELAARLAPVDAGRAGREAAEVQRLAGSALHRVREAVHGYRTVDLSEQLAAVREVLRSCGVRCDVVRPPGELPAGAAAELGAVLREAATNVLRHSRAGWCRIEISWDGAVATVTVSNDGVDPHVGPDGHSHGLRGLAERLASTGGVSSPAGRPVSSPSGRPCR from the coding sequence ATGACGGTCGGGACGGCGGGGGCGGACCGGCGACTGCGCCGCGCCCGTCAGGTCACCCTCGCGTCGCTGGCCACCAGCCTCTGGACCAGCCTGCTGCTGCCCGGCGTCGGGCTGACCCGGGAGCCCGATCCGGTGCGGCTGACCCTCGGCGCGGTGGGCGTCGCCGCGTTCGCCGTCGCGCAGGCCGGCGTGCTCTACGCCGCGGTCACGCCCTGGTTGGCCCAGCGGTGGCGGCACCGGTTCGAGGTCGCGTTCGCCCTGGTCGCGGCGCTGAGCGTGCCGCTGGTCGGCCCGGTGGCGGCCGGCCGGTGGCCGACCTGGGCCTGGCTCGGCGCCTCGCTGGTCGGGATGACCCCGCTGCTGCTGCGGTCCGGCGCCGCGCTCGCCGCCGCGCTGACGGTGGTGACCTCGCTCGCGGTGGCCGCCTGGACCGGCGGCCCGGTCGGCTCCCAGTTGGCGATCACCGGGGGCGTCGGGGCCGGGATCGCGGCGGTCAACTGGGTGCAGGTGTGGTTCTGGGACCTGCTCGTGGAGGCCCGGCAGGGGCACGACGCCCGGGCCCGGCTGGCCGCCGCCGAGGAGCGGCTCCGCTTCGCCCGGGACGTGCACGACCTGCTCGGGCACGACCTCACGGTGATCGCGCTGAAGGCGGAGCTCGCCGCCCGGCTCGCGCCGGTCGACGCCGGGCGGGCCGGTCGGGAGGCGGCCGAGGTGCAGCGCCTCGCCGGTTCGGCGCTGCACCGGGTCCGCGAGGCGGTGCACGGGTACCGGACGGTCGACCTGTCCGAGCAGCTCGCCGCGGTGCGGGAGGTGCTGCGCTCGTGCGGGGTGCGCTGCGACGTCGTACGGCCGCCGGGGGAGCTGCCGGCCGGCGCCGCCGCCGAGCTGGGTGCGGTGCTCCGGGAGGCCGCCACCAACGTGCTGCGGCACAGCCGGGCGGGCTGGTGCCGGATCGAGATCAGCTGGGACGGTGCCGTGGCCACGGTGACGGTGAGCAACGACGGCGTCGACCCGCACGTCGGCCCGGACGGTCACAGCCACGGGCTGCGCGGCCTGGCCGAGCGGCTGGCGTCCACCGGCGGGGTTTCGTCGCCCGCCGGGAGGCCGGTGTCTTCACCCTCCGGGCGACCGTGCCGGTGA